From the genome of Vicia villosa cultivar HV-30 ecotype Madison, WI linkage group LG2, Vvil1.0, whole genome shotgun sequence, one region includes:
- the LOC131648408 gene encoding pentatricopeptide repeat-containing protein At4g21065-like yields MLHFMNPRFRTQMSFYSITKTRQTTTSLSSLFNLFTVSPSSYHSLPTQQFPFVDSCSPSQTSYLYASLLQSCIDSKALNPGKQLHAQLCHLGIAYNEDLATKLVHLYAVSNFLTNAHNLFDKIPKRNLFLWNVLIRGYAWNGPHDTAILLYHEMLDYGLKPDNFTLPFVLKACSALSAIGEGRAIHKFVIKNGWERDVFVGAALIDMYAKCGCVMDAGHVFNNIVERDAVLWNSMLATYAQNGHPDESLSLFREMAEVGVKPTEATLVTVISSSADIACLPYGREIHGFGWRRGFQSNDKVNTALIDMYAKCGSVKVARALFERLWERRVVSWNAIITGCAMHGLAVEALDLFEKMRKEARPDPITFVGVLAACSRGRLLDEGRALCNLMVRNYGINPTVQHYTCMVDLLGHCGQLDEAYDLIRHMSVKPDSGVWGALLNSCKIHGNVELAELALEKLIELEPDDSGNYVILANMYAQSGKWEGVEKLRQLMIDKGIKKNIACSWIEVKNKVYAFLAGDVSHSNSDAIYAELKRLEGLMHEAGYAPDTGSVFHDVEEDEKTSMVCSHSERLAIAFGLISTSPGTRLLITKNLRICEDCHVAIKFISKITEREITVRDVNRYHHFKHGICSCGDHW; encoded by the coding sequence ATGCTACATTTCATGAATCCTCGTTTCCGAACCCAAATGTCTTTCTATTCCATTACTAAAACACGACAAACCACAACATCACTTTCATCACTCTTCAACCTTTTCACTGTTTCTCCATCCTCCTATCACTCATTACCCACTCAACAATTCCCTTTTGTTGATTCCTGTTCTCCATCACAAACCAGCTACCTTTATGCTTCACTACTCCAATCTTGTATCGATTCCAAGGCATTAAACCCAGGGAAACAGCTCCATGCTCAACTATGTCATCTGGGTATTGCTTACAATGAAGACTTGGCGACTAAACTTGTCCATCTTTATGCGGTTTCCAACTTTCTTACAAATGCACATAACCTGTTCGACAAAATTCCCAAACGGAATTTGTTTTTGTGGAATGTTTTGATTCGGGGTTATGCATGGAATGGACCCCACGATACTGCCATTTTGCTATACCATGAGATGCTTGATTATGGGCTCAAGCCTGATAATTTTACTTTACCGTTTGTACTTAAAGCATGTTCAGCACTTTCTGCAATTGGAGAGGGAAGAGCCATCCATAAGTTTGTGATAAAAAATGGGTGGGAGAGGGATGTTTTTGTAGGTGCGGCTCTTATTGACATGTATGCGAAATGTGGTTGTGTAATGGATGCCGGTCACGTGTTTAATAATATTGTTGAGAGAGATGCTGTGTTGTGGAACTCTATGCTTGCAACTTATGCTCAAAATGGACACCCTGATGAATCACTTTCTCTTTTCCGTGAGATGGCGGAAGTGGGTGTGAAACCTACCGAGGCAACTCTTGTGACTGTCATTTCGTCTTCGGCTGATATTGCTTGTCTCCCTTATGGGAGGGAAATCCATGGATTTGGTTGGAGACGTGGATTTCAATCTAATGATAAGGTTAATACCGCTTTGATTGATATGTATGCGAAATGTGGTTCTGTGAAGGTTGCACGGGCTTTGTTTGAGCGGCTTTGGGAGAGAAGGGTTGTTTCCTGGAATGCAATTATTACTGGCTGTGCAATGCACGGTCTTGCTGTTGAAGCTTTGGACTTGTTTGAAAAAATGAGGAAGGAGGCTCGTCCAGATCCTATAACGTTTGTTGGTGTTCTTGCGGCTTGCAGTCGAGGGCGTTTGTTGGATGAAGGACGGGCCTTGTGCAACTTGATGGTGAGGAATTATGGTATCAATCCTACAGTTCAACATTACACGTGCATGGTTGATCTTCTTGGTCACTGTGGTCAACTGGATGAGGCGTATGATCTTATAAGACATATGAGTGTTAAGCCGGATTCTGGTGTATGGGGTGCTTTGCTGAATTCATGCAAAATCCACGGGAATGTGGAGTTGGCTGAGTTAGCTTTAGAGAAACTAATTGAGCTTGAGCCAGATGATTCTGGCAACTATGTGATTTTGGCTAATATGTATGCTCAATCAGGCAAGTGGGAAGGTGTGGAAAAATTGAGACAGttaatgatagacaaaggaataaaGAAAAACATTGCTTGTAGTTGGATTGAAGTAAAGAACAAAGTGTATGCATTTCTTGCAGGAGATGTTTCACACTCAAATTCTGATGCAATATATGCAGAGTTGAAGAGGTTAGAAGGACTAATGCATGAAGCTGGATATGCACCTGATACAGGATCTGTTTTCCACGatgtggaggaagatgaaaaaacTAGTATGGTGTGCAGTCATAGTGAAAGACTAGCTATTGCATTTGGACTCATAAGTACATCACCAGGAACCCGACTTTTGATAACAAAGAATCTCCGAATTTGTGAGGACTGTCATGTTGCTATAAAGTTCATCTCAAAGATTACAGAGAGGGAAATTACTGTAAGAGATGTTAACCGCTATCATCATTTTAAACATGGGATATGCTCATGTGGTGATCACTGGTGA
- the LOC131654146 gene encoding golgin candidate 5: MAWFNAKNAWGNFPDLAGAVNKLQESVKSIEKNFDNALGYEEKGGESSNEASGSWPIPTDGKALFNPVLAFMGNKSEEDGEETSENVESSRQESEPETSVEKPESVDHIPVAEGKKAFDTDKRDNVEAEETTIKRDSVEAEETTIKRDNVDAEETPIQEENKVHEAEEDGEHVESIDGTTVQVLDHGKDENHLPEMLIELSESPVSKSENSDSISNPQEKEIDEVGALESSVMMQPVVSNLGDDVVEGSTSDPSESHGESHATSGVHETIEVETEEESKEEMVQAEESVERVSSVQPEASDNAEQRDDTDTSVLHSVASEEINSTHQLYNEHQSSASPNESSEVGSDLVSHDNETTEKENERGLHANNIETDIKEQHLSSVKNMHDSDSIIELERVKREMKMMEAALLGAARQAQAKADEIAKLMNENEQFKALIEDLKRKSNEAEVESLREEYHQRVSTLERKVYALTKERDTLRREQNRKSDAAALLKEKDEIINQVMAEGEELSKKQATQESTMRKLRAQIRDLEEEKKGLTTKLQVEENKVESIKRDKTATEKLLQETIEKHQNEIAAQKEYYTNALAAAKEAEAFAEARANNEARTELESRLREAEERESMLVQALEELRQTLSRKEQQAVFKEDMLCRDIEDLQKRYQASERRCEELITQVPESTRPLLRQIEAMQETNARRAEAWAAVERSLNSRLQEAEDKVATAEEKERSMNDRLSQTLSRINVLEAQISCLRAEQTQLSRTLEKERQRAAESRQEYLAAKEEADTQEGRARQLEEEIRDLRQKHKHELHEALMHREVLQQEIEKEKAARSDLERTVRVNSVPSSDQTPKTKHNSALENGNLARKLSSASSMGSLEESYFLQASLDSSDSSSERRNPGELSMSPYYMKSMTPSSFEAALRQKEGELASYMSRLASLESIRDSLAEELVKLTAQCEKLRGEVAVLPGLKSELEALRRRHSAALELMGERDEELEELRADIVDLKEMYREQVNLLVNKIQIMSSSMSNT; the protein is encoded by the exons ATGGCGTGGTTTAATGCGAAAAATGCTTGGGGGAACTTCCCTGATTTGGCGGGAGCGGTGAATAAACTTCAGGAGAGTGTCAAGAGTATCGAGAAGAATTTCGATAATGCTCTTGGCTATGAAGAGAAAGGAGGGGAATCCAGCAATGAAG CTTCAGGATCATGGCCTATACCTACGGACGGGAAGGCCCTATTTAATCCTGTCTTAGCTTTCATGGGGAACAAAAGTGAGGAGGATGGTGAAGAAACATCTGAAAATGTTGAATCTTCTCGACAAGAATCTGAACCTGAGACATCAGTGGAAAAGCCTGAGTCTGTGGATCATATTCCTGTGGCCGAGGGAAAAAAAGCCTTTGACACTGATAAAAGAGACAATGTGGAAGCTGAAGAAACCACCATTAAAAGAGACAGTGTGGAAGCTGAAGAAACCACCATTAAAAGAGACAATGTGGACGCTGAAGAAACTCCCATTCAAGAGGAAAATAAAGTGCACGAGGCCGAAGAAGATGGTGAGCATGTAGAATCAATAGATGGAACAACTGTACAGGTTTTGGACCATGGAAAGGATGAAAATCATTTACCGGAAATGCTTATTGAATTGTCTGAATCTCCCGTTTCAAAGTCCGAGAATTCCGATTCTATTAGCAATCCTCAAGAGAAAGAGATTGATGAAGTGGGAGCCTTGGAAAGTTCAGTGATGATGCAACCCGTGGTTTCTAATCTTGGAGATGATGTAGTTGAGGGTAGTACTAGTGATCCTAGCGAGTCTCACGGCGAGTCGCATGCTACTAGTGGTGTGCATGAAACTATTGAAGTCGAGACAGAAGAGGAGAGTAAAGAAGAGATGGTACAAGCAGAGGAAAGTGTAGAGAGAGTTTCTTCTGTTCAACCTGAGGCATCAGACAATGCTGAGCAAAGAGATGATACAGACACTTCTGTTCTACATTCTGTGGCTTCTGAAGAAATCAACAGCACCCATCAATTGTATAATGAACACCAATCCAGTGCTTCTCCAAATGAATCGTCTGAGGTTGGATCTGATTTGGTTTCACATGACAATGAAACaactgaaaaagaaaatgaaaggggCCTTCATGCCAATAATATTGAAACTGACATAAAAGAGCAACATTTGAGCTCTGTAAAAAATATGCATGACTCAGATTCCATAATTGAGCTGGAGAGGGTGAAAAGGGAGATGAAAATGATGGAGGCAGCACTACTAGGTGCTGCAAGACAAGCTCAG GCTAAAGCTGATGAAATAGCAAAATTGATGAATGAGAATGAACAATTCAAAGCTTTGATTGAAGATTTAAAg AGAAAGTCCAATGAAGCTGAAGTTGAGTCTTTGCGAGAGGAATACCATCAGAGGGTTTCGACTCTTGAGAGAAAG GTTTATGCTCTCACCAAGGAAAGAGATACGCTTCGCCGAGAGCAGAATAGAAAAAGTGACGCAGCTGCTCTATTGAAGGAAAAGGATGAAATAATTAATCAAGTTATGGCAGAAG GTGAAGAGCTTTCCAAAAAGCAGGCCACTCAAGAATCTACAATGAGGAAACTTAGGGCTCAG ATTAGAGATCTTGAGGAGGAGAAAAAAGGTTTGACTACTAAGCTTCAG GTAGAGGAGAATAAGGTAGAAAGTATCAAGAGGGACAAGACAGCTACAGAGAAGTTGTTGCAAGAAACTATAGAAAAACATCAAAATGAAATTGCAGCGCAGAAGGAGTATTACACTAATGCTTTGGCTGCTGCTAAGGAGGCTGAAGCATTTGCAGAGGCTCGAGCCAACAATGAAGCAAGAACTGAGCTAGAGAGTCGCCTAAGAGAAGCCGAGGAACGTGAATCTATGCTAGTCCAAGCACTTGAAGAGCTGAGACAAACATTAAGTAGAAAGGAACAACAG GCTGTCTTCAAAGAAGACATGCTTTGTAGAGACATCGAGGATCTTCAAAAACGTTATCAG GCAAGTGAAAGACGGTGTGAAGAACTGATTACTCAAGTTCCAGAATCTACAAGGCCGCTTTTAAGGCAAATTGAAGCCATGCAG GAAACAAATGCCAGAAGAGCTGAAGCCTGGGCTGCTGTTGAAAGAAGCCTTAACTCTCGACTTCAG GAAGCCGAGGATAAAGTTGCAACTGCCGAGGAGAAGGAACGATCTATGAATGATCGCCTGTCTCAAACCCTGTCTCGAATTAATGTTCTGGAGGCTCAG ATTTCATGTCTTAGGGCAGAACAAACTCAATTAAGTAGGACCCTGGAAAAGGAGAGACAAAGGGCAGCTGAAAGTAGGCAGGAATATCTCGCGGCAAAGGAGGAAGCTGACACTCAAGAAGGTCGTGCGAGACAGCTTGAGGAAGAAATTAGAGACCTAAGACAGAAACACAAGCATGAGTTGCATGAGGCATTGATGCACAGGGAGGTTCTTCAGCAG gaaatagaaaaagaaaaggcCGCTCGATCAGATCTGGAGAGGACTGTTCGTGTTAATTCTGTTCCATCATCAGATCAAACTCCCAAAACTAAGCATAATTCTGCTCTTGAGAATG GGAATCTGGCCCGAAAACTCTCTAGTGCAAGCTCTATGGGAAGCTTGGAAGAAAGCTATTTTCTTCAAGCATCACTGGATTCATCTGACAGTTCTTCTGAACGGAGAAACCCGGGAGAATTAAGCATGAGTCCTTACTATATGAAGAGCATGACACCCAGTTCTTTTGAGGCTGCACTTCGTCAGAAGGAGGGAGAACTTGCCTCATATATGTCACGCCTG GCATCGTTGGAATCTATTCGTGACTCACTTGCCGAAGAGTTGGTCAAATTGACAGCACAG TGTGAAAAGTTGCGTGGAGAGGTTGCTGTGCTCCCAGGCTTAAAATCAGAGCTAGAAGCACTGAGGAGGAGGCACTCTGCTGCTTTGGAGTTGATGGGTGAACGAGATGAAGAG CTGGAAGAGCTCCGTGCCGATATTGTCGATTTAAAGGAAATGTACAGAGAACAAGTCAACCTACTTGTGAATAAG ATCCAGATAATGAGTTCGTCAATGAGTAACACCTAA
- the LOC131654147 gene encoding nucleolar GTP-binding protein 1-like translates to MVQYNFKKITVVPNGKDFIDIILSRTQRQTPTVVHKGYAINRLRQFYMRKVKYTQTNYHEKLSTIIDEFPRLGDIHPFYGDLLHVLYNKDHYKLALGQINTARNLIGKIAKDYVKLLKYGDSLYRCKCLKVAALGRMCTVVKRIGPSLAYLEQVRQHMARLPSIDPNTRTILICGYPNVGKSSFINKITRADVDVQPYAFTTKSLFVGHTDYKYLRYQVIDTPGILDRPFEDRNIIEMCSITALAHLRAAILFFLDLSGSCGYTIAQQAALFHSIKSLFLNKPLIVVCNKTDLQPLDGLSEEDMKLVTEMKAEALKTAIGQGGEGTEADVLLTMSALTEEGVIAVKNAACERLLNQRVEIKMKSKKINDCLNRFHVALPKPRDQKERPLCIPPAVLEARAKQAAAEEKRKTEKDLEEENGGAGVYSMNLRRQYILADDEWKEDILPEILDGHNVYDFIDPDILHRVEELEREEGLRQAEAEDDDFEIDGTELTPEQQEALTEIRRKKSLLIQQHRIKKSTAESRPIVARKFDKDNQFTTQRMGRQLSSLGIDPSLAVNRMRSRSASRKGRKRERSPDERNDGMDIDDDTPNKKQRTSRSLSRARSVSRPPHEVVPGEGLRDSAQKIKAIGLARKSVKKRNKNAKRGEADRVIPNLKPKHLYAGKRPKGKTDRR, encoded by the coding sequence ATGGTGCAATATAATTTCAAGAAGATAACAGTGGTTCCAAATGGAAAAGATTTCATTGACATCATCCTCTCTAGGACACAGCGTCAAACACCTACTGTTGTCCACAAAGGCTACGCAATCAACCGTCTTCGACAGTTCTATATGCGAAAAGTCAAGTATACGCAGACAAACTATCATGAAAAGCTGTCCACTATAATCGACGAGTTTCCTCGTCTTGGCGATATTCATCCTTTTTACGGTGATCTGCTTCATGTCTTGTataacaaggatcattacaagcTGGCTCTTGGTCAGATTAATACTGCTAGGAATCTCATTGGGAAGATTGCTAAGGATTATGTGAAGCTGTTGAAGTATGGTGATTCGTTGTATCGTTGCAAGTGTTTGAAGGTTGCGGCTCTTGGGAGAATGTGTACTGTGGTTAAGAGGATTGGACCGAGTTTGGCTTATTTGGAACAGGTTAGGCAGCATATGGCTAGGCTGCCTTCGATTGATCCGAATACGAGGACAATTTTGATTTGTGGGTATCCGAATGTTGGTAAGAGTTCTTTTATTAATAAGATTACTCGGGCGGATGTTGATGTGCAGCCGTATGCTTTTACGACAAAGTCGCTTTTTGTGGGGCATACGGATTATAAGTATCTGAGGTATCAAGTGATTGATACGCCGGGGATTTTGGATAGGCCGTTTGAGGATCGGAATATCATTGAGATGTGTAGTATCACTGCTCTTGCTCATTTGAGAGCGGCGATATTGTTCTTCTTGGATCTATCTGGTTCTTGCGGTTACACCATTGCTCAGCAGGCGGCTTTGTTTCACAGCATTAAGTCGTTGTTCTTGAACAAGCCTCTGATTGTTGTGTGCAATAAGACTGATTTGCAGCCGTTGGATGGATTATCTGAGGAAGATATGAAGTTGGTGACGGAGATgaaagcagaagcattgaagacTGCAATTGGTCAAGGAGGCGAGGGGACAGAAGCGGATGTGTTGTTGACCATGAGTGCATTGACAGAAGAAGGCGTGATTGCGGTGAAAAATGCAGCTTGTGAGAGATTGCTGAATCAGAGGGTGGAGATAAAGATGAAGTCTAAGAAAATCAATGATTGTCTGAACAGGTTTCATGTTGCACTTCCGAAGCCACGTGACCAGAAGGAAAGGCCGCTGTGTATTCCTCCGGCAGTTTTGGAAGCTAGAGCTAAGCAAGCAGCTGCTGAGGAGAAGAGGAAGACAGAGAAGGATCTGGAGGAAGAAAATGGTGGTGCTGGTGTATACTCGATGAACTTGAGAAGGCAATATATTTTGGCTGATGATGAATGGAAAGAAGATATACTGCCAGAAATTTTGGATGGTCACAATGTGTATGATTTCATTGATCCCGATATTCTACACAGAGTTGAAGAGCTGGAAAGAGAAGAAGGGTTAAGGCAGGCCGAGGCtgaagatgatgattttgagaTAGATGGAACTGAATTGACCCCAGAACAGCAAGAGGCTTTAACTGAGATTAGGAGGAAGAAAAGCTTGCTAATCCAACAACATAGGATTAAAAAGAGCACTGCTGAGAGCCGACCAATCGTTGCAAGGAAATTCGACAAGGACAATCAGTTCACAACACAAAGAATGGGAAGACAGCTGTCTTCTCTCGGGATTGATCCTTCTCTGGCTGTTAACAGAATGCGTAGCAGATCTGCATCTAGGAAAGGTCGGAAAAGGGAGAGATCGCCCGATGAAAGAAACGATGGGATGGATATTGATGACGACACACCTAACAAGAAGCAGCGTACCAGTAGATCACTGTCACGTGCCAGGTCGGTCTCTCGACCCCCACATGAAGTTGTGCCTGGAGAAGGCCTCAGGGATTCTGCTCAAAAGATCAAGGCAATTGGTCTTGCAAGGAAATCTGTCAAGAAGAGAAACAAGAATGCCAAGCGTGGAGAAGCTGATAGAGTCATACCTAATCTTAAACCAAAGCACTTGTATGCTGGAAAGCGCCCCAAAGGAAAGACGGACAGACGTTAA